In Streptomyces liangshanensis, the DNA window CGGTTCCTCCAGGAGGTCGGCCCCCTCTTCGCCTCGGGCCAACTCAAGCACCACGAAACGGTCGTGGAGGGCATAGAGAACGGCTTCGACGCGTTCCTCGGCGTCCTGCGCGGCGAGAACACTGGAAAGATGATCGTCGGACTTACCCGTTGACGACCCCCTATGCTCGACCCCAGGCCGTCGTGGTCCGTGGGCGCGAGCTACGGCGTACAAGCGAAGGAACCTTCCCCGCATGACCATTCAGAAGATCGACGCTCTCTACACCGCCGTCGCCACCGCCGAGAACGGCCGTGACGGCCGCGTCTCCAGCGACGACGGCCAGCTCGACGTCGTCGTCAACCCGCCCAAGTCGATGGGCGGCAGCGGCGCCGGCACGAACCCGGAGCAGCTGTTCGCCGCCGGTTACAGCGCCTGCTTCCAGGGCGCGCTCGGCGTGGTCGCCCGCAAGGCGAAGGCCGACATATCCGGTTCGACCGTGACCGCCAAGGTCAGCATCGGCAAGACCGAGGCCGGCGGCTTCGGTCTCGAGGTCGAACTGGTCGCCTCCATCCCGAACGTGGACGAGGCGACCGCCAAGGACCTGCTGGAGCAGGCCCACCAGGTGTGCCCGTACTCCAACGCGACCCGCGGCAACATCAGCGTGACGCTCGCCGTCGCCTGATCGCACCGCACGAAGAACGCGCGCGGCGCGGGGCCCGTATCCCCTCGGGGGACACGGGCCCCGCGTGTCTGTCACGCCGTCAGGTACGGCCCCGGCGGCGCCCCGCTCAGCCGGCCGCGCCCAGCAGCGCCCGGCCCACCTGCGCGAACACGCCCTTGGGGTGGTCGCGGAACAGCGGCTCCGTACCGAACAGCACCACCCGCGCGCCCCGCGCCGAGTCACCGCTGACGACCGACGCCCGGCCCGCCGCGTCGGCGGGGCCGCCGGAACCGTCCTCCTCCGCCCGCCAGTGGCCCGAGACCAGCAACTTCCCGGTGCCGTACGACTGTTCCGCCCGCACCCCGGCGCCCAGGGCGGTGAACCACCGCGGCCCGTAGACGAAGGTGTGCGCCGGGGCGCCGCCCGTGATCGGGCCGCCCGCGTTCGACACCCGCACCACGCCGTTCGCGTCCCCGTTCCCGGCGACCGCCGTCACGGGCAGCAGCCCCGCCGCCGCGTTCAGGGCCGTACCCCCGGAACCGAGCCCGACCACCCCGCCGCCCCCGGCGAGGAAGCCGTCCAGCGCCGTCCGGGCGGCCGGGGTGAGCGCGCCGTACGTGAGCCCCGTGGAGACGTACAGCACGTCCGCCGCCGACCAGTCGAAGCCCGCGTTCAGGACCGCCGTCGACACCGGCAGCACCTCGAAGCCCATCTCCCGCAGCGCCGCCTGCTCCCCGGCGGTCACCGACGCGGCGACCCGCGTGCGGCGCAGCGCCGTCGTCCCCCGCTCCTTCGTGGCCGCGAAGACCACGCCGTGGCGCTCGGCGAGGACGGCCGCGAGGCGCCGGGCCGACGACGGCACGATCGCCGAGCCGTCGGCCGCCCGCCGCACCTTCACCCCTTGCGCGAGAAGGGAGTTGAGGGCGAGCAGCTCCTCCGGGTCGTCCAGGCGCAGCCGCAGGTCGCCGTGGCCGGCCACCGAGCCGGTGGGCGCGGCGGCCACCACCGGGCGGCCCGGGACCCGCAGGCCGCCGGCCGCGGTCCGTACGGTGTCCACACTCGCGCCCCACAGCAGACCGAGGCTCCATCCCGAGATGTCGTACATGGTGGAGACGTCCGCGCTGATGTCGCGGCCCTCACCGAGGATCACGTTCGCGATGCCGCGCTTCGGCTGGTGCAGGTCGACGACGTACGAACCCGCCTGGTACGTCCGGCCGTTGACGCGGAAGGCGGCACTCGCCCGCTCGACCCGCACGTCGTTGGCGGTCAGGTGGTCCACCAGCCGGGCCGCCGCGGTCGCCGAGCGCTGCCCGGAGCCCGCCGGGATCACGAACGCGCGCGGGAAGTCGGTCGTGTAGACGTCCTCGGGCCCGATGCCCGGCACGCCCGGCACGGTCTCCGCGGACACCGGCCGCTGCGCCTCGCCCGCCGCGCCCCGCCGGAACGTCTCGATCTGGTCGGCGATCACCGAAGTCCGGTGGTCCAGCGTGTAGTTCAGGGTCGCGCGCATCACCGCGCCCGCGATGTCGGTGTTGATGGCGGACCGGCGGCGCAGCTCCTCGACCGGCAGGGTGTCGTACGACCGGTTGTTGACGGTCATCGGGAACTCGACCGTGTGCGAGGCGACCGCGCCCTGGAACGGCATGTACTGCGGCGTGAAGACCGGCGGCCAGTCGTCCCAGCCCTCCTCCTGGTCCCGGAAGGGGATGACGGGCGGCTCCACGCCGTCCTTCGCGGCCGTGTAGCCGAGGTCGTTCACCGCCTTCTCCATGCCGAGGGCGTTGGCGTAGGCGTTCTTGAGGAAGAGGTCGTACTCGTAGTTCTCGCCGTGCGGCGGGGTGGTCGGCTCGATCAGGGTGCCGTTCACGTACCCGTGCAGGTCGAGCATGACGGCGGGCTGCTTGTCGACGGCGATCCGCCGGATCGCGCGGGTCTCGGGCTGGGACGCGGTGATCATGTCCCGGTTGAGGTCGAAGCCGGCGGCGTTGGCGCGGGTCCCGGCGATCCGGCCGTCCGGGTTGGCCGTGACGTTGATGTGGATCCGGTTCCCGGCCAGCAGGTCGCGGGTGCGGGCGTCCCGGGCCGTCGCCAGCTCCTCGATCAGCTCCAGGGCCGCGTCCGTGCCCTCCCACTCGTTGCCGTGGATGTTGTTGTTGATGAACAGCGGTGTCTTGTACGAGGACTTGATGCCCCGGTCCTTGGCGGCCTTCGCGGGGGAATTCTCGATCAGCTCACGCATCCGCTCCTGCGCCCGGGCCTCGCCCGCGCTCTCCGGGGCGGTGACGGTGACGAGGTACAGCTCGTGCCCGCCCGCCGACCGTCCCGCGACCTCCACGCTGACCCGATCGCCCAGCTTCTGGAGGGCGTTGAGGCGCGGGGCGAGCGAGTGGTACGGGGCCAGGCCGAGCTTGACCGACTTGTCGGCCGGGTTCACGGGCGGCGCGTCGAGGACCGTACGCCGGGGGTAGCCGGTTCCCGGGCGCGGGGCCGCCGGCCCGGTGAGGGCGGAGGGCGCGGTGGCGAGGGAGGGCGGTCCTGCGGCGCGGAGGCCGGCCGGGGCGCTCGCGCGCCCGCTCTCCCTGACGTGGTGCGGGCCTTGCGCGCGGCTGTCGGTGGGGTCGCCGGAAGCGCCGGCCGGTCCGCCGTCGCCGGGGACGGCGGAGGCGGCGGGCGGTGCCAGCAGCAGGGCACCGGCCAGAGCGGCGGCGGTGATCAGGGCGGGTCCGGGTATGCGCATACGGGGAGGCCTCCAGGGCAGGCGGGGGTGGACGGGAACGGACGGGAGTGAACGGTGACGGAGGGTCTACCGGTTGTGGGCCCCGGACAACAAGAGGGCCTCGGAAGCGCCGGTAGGGTGGGTGGCATGGGTGATCTCGGTGTGGGCTTCGGCTACTTGATGAAGGGCCAGCGGTGGGTCGCCCGCCACGGCCGGTGGTTCGGATTCGGGCTCCTGCCCGGTCTGGTCACCCTCCTGCTCTACGCGGCGGTGCTCGTCGGCCTCAGCTACGGCGGGGACGACCTGACGACCTGGGTCACCCCCTTCGCCGACGACTGGTCCTCGCCGTGGCAGGGGCTCTTCCGCGGCCTGCTGCTCGTGCTCCTCTTCGCCCTGGTCCTCTTCCTCGCGGTCGTCGCCTTCACCGCGCTGACCCTGCTGATCGGGCAGCCCTTCTACGAGTCGCTGTCCGAGGCCGTCGACCGGGCGGAGGGCGGCGTGGTCCCGGAGTCGGGCCTGCCGCTCTGGCGCGAGCTGTGGATCTCGGCCCGCGACAGCCTGCGGATCCTGGTGCGGGTGGTGCTGTACGGCGTGCTGCTCTTCGCGGCCGGCTTCATCCCCGTCGTCGGGCAGACCGTCGTGCCCGCGATCGGCTTCTGCGTGTCCGGCTTCTTCCTGACGGAGGAACTGGTCGCGGTGGCCCTCCAGCGGCGGCGGATCGACCTCAAGGGACGTCTCACGCTGCTCCGGGGCCGCCGGATGCTCACCCTCGGCTTCGGTGTCCCGCTGACGCTGGCCTTCCTGATCCCCGTCGTGGCGGTGTTCCTGATGCCCGGCGCGGTGGCGGGCGCGACGCTGATGGCCCGCGACCTGACCGAGCCGGAGACGGGCCCGGAGCCGGAGCCGGAGCCGGACGCCGCCGGGACCGTACCCGCCCCCGACGCGACCCTCGCCCTGGGCGCGACCGTCTGGCCCCCGGCCCCGGGCCAGGAACCGCAGGCCCCGCCCCGGTTCTAGCCGCTCCCGCCCCCGCTCCCGCTCCGGACGGGGCCGGGAAGGACAGGGCCTACGCCCCCGCCGCCACGACGATGATCGACCTGATCTGCGCGACGATGTCGAGCCGGTTCCGCACGAACTGCGGGTCGGTCACCGTCCCCGTCGCCGGGTCGGTGTTCCCCGGCCCGAACTCCAGGACTGGCGTGTGCACATGCCCGCCGGGGATGTCCCGGCCCAGCCGGTCGCGCAGCAGCGTCGCCCGGTAGGCGATCTCGTTGGACAGGTAGTCGCCGCCGCCCCCGGCGCGGGCCGCCGAACCGGGGGTCGGGCCCCCGGGCCGTACCACCGGCGCCGCCCCGCCCGCCGGGATCTCCGTCACCGACGTGTTGTCGTACACCGGGAACCGCCCCGTGCCCGCCGCCAGGATCGCGGCGTACGGCAGGCTGGTCGTCGTCCACTGCGGCTGCGACGCCGGGTCGGCGACCGGGACGAGCCCGGTCCGCGAGAGGTTCTCGTTGTCCCCGAAGCCGCCCCGCCAGGCGCCGTTGAAGCGCTCCACGTCGATCCGGCCGACCCGGCCCTGACTGACCGTGGTGAAGACGTCGGCCCGCGACAGCGGCCCTCGCAGGGCCTGTTCGACCGTCCCGGCGGCGAAGTCGTCCCAGCGGACGGGGAAGACGGCCGTCTCGATGCGGGCGGGACCGTCGGCGGTCGTGACCACCGTGCCGTCCAGGGCCAGCGCCGTCGCCCCCGACGGGTTGCTGATCCGGACGTCCCGGTCCAGCGTGAACGGGTCGAAGCCGGTCATCACGATCCGCTTCAGCGCCCGGCCGTGCCGGTCCTCGCCGCCGGACGCCCCGGCGAACGTCATCGAGTCCTGGCCGCGCGACGCGCGCTCCAGCGCCCCCAGCAGCCGCGTCCTCGCCGCCTCCGACACCGCGAACCCCGGCTCCCAGGCGCGCAGTTCGCGGGTCATGCCCAACCGCGCCCAGTACAGGGGCCGGTCGTCGTCCCGGCTCAGGTCACCCCGCGCGGGACCCCGCCCCTGCGCCCGGTCCACCGCCCGCTGCCACAGCCGCTGCCCCTGGCGTACGACCACCCGCTCGGCCGCCGCGTACGACCGGGCCCCGCCCAGCGCCCGCGCGAACGCCGGCGCCACCGTGTCGAAGCCGCCGCGCCGCAGGATCTCCCGCGGGACGGCCCGGTCGAGGCGGGCCTCCTCGACGGTGAACGCCGGTGCGGCGGGCGGCTGTTGACCGGAGACGGGCCGCGCCTGCGCGAGGGCGGACGGCGCGGGTACGACGAGGGCGAGCGCGGCCGTGGTGAGCAGGACAAGACCGGCGCGCGTGTGACTCCTGAGCCTCATGGGGTGCTCCTTCCGTCGGATGGCGGAAGTATCACCGCGGGGCGGCCCGGCCGACCATGGTGCGATACCGGGCACAAACGGCCCGTCGGGAGAACCGGGCCACGGGCCGGGCGCGCACGGCCGTCAGGACGGCGGCGCCGGCCCCCCGGCCCGCAGCAGCGTCAGGAAGTCGCGGAACGCCCCCGGCATGTCGACCGACTCCGGGTCCAGCAGCCACTGGTACTGGAGCCCGTCCATGACGGCCGTCAGCAGCGGCGCCGCCCGCTCCGGGGTCAGCCCGCCCGGCAGCCGGTCGCCGAACTCGTCGCGCAGCACCGCCGCCATGTTGCCCCGCACCTGGTCGTAGCGGTGGGTGAAGAACTCCCGCGCCGGGTGGCCCTCCGACACGCTCTCGCCCAGCAGCGCCGAGAACGTCTGCACCATCCCCGGGCGCATCGCGTTGTACTCCACCAGGGACGTCAGCAGCTCCAGCCGCCACCCCCGCCGCCCCTGGCCCCCGCCGCCCGTGTCCCACTGGTCGCGCTCCTCCAGGACGGCGACGAGCAGCGCCTCCTTGGAGGGGAAGTAGTGCAGCAGGCCCTGCTGCGTCAGGCCGACCCGCTCGGCCACCCCGCCCAGGGTCGTCCCCCGGTAGCCGCGCTCGGCGATCACTTCGAGGGTGGCGCGCAGGATGTCCGCCCGCCGCTCCTCGCTCCTGGCTCTCGCCATCGGCCCGTTCCTCCCGCTCACCATGAAAGTCACAAATCAATAACGAACCCTACCTCCTTACAGGATGAAGGGTCACGATGTCATCGTCCACCGGAACTCAACGAGGAGGTACGGCCGTGGCAGGCGCCCCCGTCACCCGGGCCGATCAGGCACGCACCGCCGCCGTCGAGGCGGCGCTCGGCAAGCTCGACCTGGACGCCAAGGCCCGGCTCCTGGCCGGCCAGGACATGTGGTCCCTGCCCGCGCTCCCCGAAATCGGCCTCGCCTCCGTCGTCCTGTCCGACGGACCCGTCGGGGTCCGCGGGGTCCGCTGGACCGCCGACGACCCGTCGGTCGCGCTGCCGTCCCCGACCGCGCTGGCCGCCACCTGGGACCCGGAGCTGGCCCGCCGCGCCGGCCGGCTGCTCGCCCAGGAGGCCCGCCGCAAGGGCGTGCACGTCCTGCTGGCCCCGACGGTGAACCTCCACCGCTCGCCCCTGGGCGGACGCCACTTCGAGGCGTACAGCGAGGACCCGTACCTGACGGGGGAGATCGGCACCGGGTACGTGCTCGGGGTCCAGGACGGCGGGGTCGGCACGACCGTCAAGCACTTCGTCGCCAACGACGCCGAGACCGACCGCTTCACCGTCGACAACATCGTCGCGCCCCGGCCGCTGCGCGAGCTGTACCTCGCGCCCTTCGAGACCATCGTCGCCCAGGCCCGCCCCTGGGGCGTCATGGCCGCCTACAACCAGGTCAACGGCGCGACCATGACCGAACACCGCCACCTCCAGCAGGACGTCCTGCGCGGCGAATGGGGCTTCGACGGACTCATCGTCTCCGACTGGCTCGCCGCCCGCTCCACCACCGGCGCGCTCCTCGGCGGCCTCGACCTCGCGATGCCGGGCCCGGTGACGGTGTACGGCGAGGCGCTGGCCGCCGCCGTCCGGGCCGGCGAGGTGGACGAACCGGCCGTCGACGAGGCGGTACGGAACGTCCTGCGGCTCGCCGCCCGGGTCGGCGCCCTCGACGGCGCGCCCCCCGTCGTCACCGAACTCCCCGCGCCCCTGGACGGCGACGCGCTGGCCCGCGAGGTCGCCCGCCGCTCCTTCGTCCTCGTCCGCAACGAGCCGGCCGGCGACCGCCCCGTCCTGCCGCTCGACCCGGCCCGCCCCGGCACGATCGCCCTCAGCGGCGCCGCCGCCCGCGACGCCCGGATCCTCGGCGGCGGCTCCGCCGTGGTCTTCCCGCACCACGTCGTCCCCCCGCTCGACGGCCTCACCGCCGCCCTCCCCGAGGGAGCACTGACCTACTCGCTCGGCGCCGACCCCAGCGACGAACTCGCCGACGCCGACCAGGGGTTCACACTGACCGCCGTCTGCCGCGCCGAGGACGGCCGGGTGCTCGGCACGTCGAGCGTCCCCGGCGGCCGGGTGCAGTGGGCCGGCAGCGACCTGCCCGACGGCGTCACCCACGACACCCTGCACACCGTCGAGTTGACCGGCCGCTTCGTACCGAGGGAGAGCGGCGAGCACGCCTTCGGCACCCGCGGCCTCGGCGGCTTCGTCCTGAAGGTGAACGGCGAGACGCTCTTCGACGGGGTCCAGGGCCCCGGCGACGCCGCCGACCCGTTCGAGGCGTTCTTCGGCACCCCCGAGGAGCGCGCCCGCGCCGTGCTCACGGCGGGCGAGGAGGTCGAGGTCTCGCTGCTGCACACCGTCTTCCCGATGCCCGACGACGCCCCGATCAAGGCCGTCGCCTTCTCGCTGCTCCACCTCGGGCCGCGCCACGACCCCGACGAGCTGATCGCGCGGGCGGTCGAGGCCGCGCGCGGCGCCGACTCGGCCGTGGTGGTCGTGGCCACCACCGCCCGCGTCGAGTCGGAGGGCTTCGACCGGACGAGCCTGCGACTGCCGGGCCGCCAGGACGACCTCGTACGGGCCGTCGCCGCCGCCAACCCCCGTACCGTCGTGGTCGTCAACACCGGCTCCCCGGTGGAGCTTCCGTGGCGCGAGGAGGTCGCTGCGGTGCTGCTGACCTGGTTCCCCGGCCAGGAGGGCGGCGCGGCGCTCGCCGACGTCCTCCTCGGCGCCCAGGAGCCCGGCGGCCGCCTGCCCACCACCTGGCCGGTGTCCCTCGCGGACGCGCCCGTCACGGAGACCACCCCGACCGGCGGCGAACTGCGCTACGACGAGGGCCTGTTCATCGGCTACCGCGCCTGGGAGCGGGCGGGCACCACCCCCGCGTACCCCTTCGGGCACGGCCTCGGCTACACCGACTGGGAGTACGAGACGCTCTCCGCGACGCCCGACGAGGTACGGGTCAGGCTGCGCAACTCCGGTGCCCGGACCGGCCGCGAGGTCGTCCAGGTCTACCTGGCACCGACCGCGGGAGCCGCCGGCGCGCCCGAGCGCCCGGCCCGCTGGCTGGCCGGCTTCGCCTCCGTCGAGGCGGCCCCGGGGGAGACGGTCGAGGTCCATGTCCCGCTGCGGCGGCGGGCGTTCGAGGTCTGGGACGAGGGGACGGACGCCTGGGCGTTCGTCCCCGGGACGTACGAGGTCGAGGCCGGCCACTCGGTCACCGACCGCCGCCTCACCGCGACGATCGAGGCACGGGCCTGACCACAGGGCCCTGACCACGCGGGGCAGGGGGACACAGACCGTACGGCCCCGGGGCGGAACCTGACACCACCCCGGGGCCGTACGCATCCCCGCGCACCGGGCGCCGAACGGCTCAGCGCACCCCGAACCCGTACACCGTCGTGGAGGCGAAGACCCCGCCCGGCCGCAGCACCGTGTCCGGGAACGACGGGCGGTTCGGCGAGTCCGGGAAGTGCTGGGTCTCCAGGGCGATCCCGGCACCGGGCCCGTACGGCTTCCCGTCGAAGTGGTCGCCCGTGTAGAGCTGCATCCCGGGCTCGGTCGTCGTGACGGTCAACACCCGCCCCGACACCCGGTCGTACAGCTCGGCGGCCACGCCCGTACCACCCGGGCCCTCGTCCAGCACGTAGTTGTGGTCGTAGCCAGGACCCACCACCCGGGGCTCCCGGAAGTCGAAGCGCGTCCCGTCGACCGGGGACAGCTCCCCGGTCGGCACCCCCGTCGCGTCCACCGGGGTGATCCGGCCGGCCGCGATCCGCAGCACATGACCGGTGGCGAGGCCGGCGCCCGCGCCGCCCAGGTTCCAGTACGTGTGATTGGTCAGGTTGACCGGGGTCGGGGCGTCGGTCTGCGCGCGGTAGCCGATCCGCAGCGCGCCGTCCGCGTCCAGCGCGTAGGTCGCGCTGACCGCGAGGCGGCCGGGGAAGCCCTCCTCGCCGTCCGGGCTGACCCGCGACAGCCGTACGCCGTCACCGTCCCGCTCCGCGTCCCACACCCACCGGTCGAAGCCCCGCTCCCCGCCGTGCAGGCTGTTCGGACCGTCGTTGCGCGCCAGCCGGTACGTCACGCCGTCGAGCGTGAAGGCCCCGCCCGCGATGCGGTTCGCGTACCGGCCGACCAGCGCGCCGAAGTACGGCCCCCGGGAGCCCAGGTACCCCGCGACGTCCGGGAAGCCGAGCACGACGTCCGCCACGGTCCCGTGCCGGTCGGGCACCTCGACGGACTGCACGACCCCGCCGTACGTGAGCAGGCGCACCCGGGTCCCGGCCCGCTCCAGGGTCCAGCGCTGGACGGGCGTGCCCTCGTCGGTCGTACCGACGCGTTCCTCGGTTATGGCAGTCACGGTCAAGCACCTTACGTCGGACCCCGCCACCCCGTCCGCCCCGCCCGGCCCCCGGACCCGCGCCCGGCGACCGACCGCCTCGGCCGCCGGACCCGCCCCTCAGACCGGCGGACGCGCCGCCGTCACGTTCCGGTACGCGATCGCCGCCAGCCGGCTCTGCCCGTCCTTGCTCGGGTGGAACCAGTCCCAGTGGCTCAACTGCTCGACCGTGAACCGGAAGTCGAAGACCGCCCCGCCGTCGTACCGGCACAGCGGATCCTTCGCGCACACGTCCCTGAGCACGCCGTTGTACGCCACGATCCGGTCGTACACCATGCTCCGCCGGGCCGACGCCTTCACACCGACGTCCTGCGCGT includes these proteins:
- a CDS encoding organic hydroperoxide resistance protein; translated protein: MTIQKIDALYTAVATAENGRDGRVSSDDGQLDVVVNPPKSMGGSGAGTNPEQLFAAGYSACFQGALGVVARKAKADISGSTVTAKVSIGKTEAGGFGLEVELVASIPNVDEATAKDLLEQAHQVCPYSNATRGNISVTLAVA
- a CDS encoding M14 family zinc carboxypeptidase — protein: MRIPGPALITAAALAGALLLAPPAASAVPGDGGPAGASGDPTDSRAQGPHHVRESGRASAPAGLRAAGPPSLATAPSALTGPAAPRPGTGYPRRTVLDAPPVNPADKSVKLGLAPYHSLAPRLNALQKLGDRVSVEVAGRSAGGHELYLVTVTAPESAGEARAQERMRELIENSPAKAAKDRGIKSSYKTPLFINNNIHGNEWEGTDAALELIEELATARDARTRDLLAGNRIHINVTANPDGRIAGTRANAAGFDLNRDMITASQPETRAIRRIAVDKQPAVMLDLHGYVNGTLIEPTTPPHGENYEYDLFLKNAYANALGMEKAVNDLGYTAAKDGVEPPVIPFRDQEEGWDDWPPVFTPQYMPFQGAVASHTVEFPMTVNNRSYDTLPVEELRRRSAINTDIAGAVMRATLNYTLDHRTSVIADQIETFRRGAAGEAQRPVSAETVPGVPGIGPEDVYTTDFPRAFVIPAGSGQRSATAAARLVDHLTANDVRVERASAAFRVNGRTYQAGSYVVDLHQPKRGIANVILGEGRDISADVSTMYDISGWSLGLLWGASVDTVRTAAGGLRVPGRPVVAAAPTGSVAGHGDLRLRLDDPEELLALNSLLAQGVKVRRAADGSAIVPSSARRLAAVLAERHGVVFAATKERGTTALRRTRVAASVTAGEQAALREMGFEVLPVSTAVLNAGFDWSAADVLYVSTGLTYGALTPAARTALDGFLAGGGGVVGLGSGGTALNAAAGLLPVTAVAGNGDANGVVRVSNAGGPITGGAPAHTFVYGPRWFTALGAGVRAEQSYGTGKLLVSGHWRAEEDGSGGPADAAGRASVVSGDSARGARVVLFGTEPLFRDHPKGVFAQVGRALLGAAG
- a CDS encoding EI24 domain-containing protein; its protein translation is MGDLGVGFGYLMKGQRWVARHGRWFGFGLLPGLVTLLLYAAVLVGLSYGGDDLTTWVTPFADDWSSPWQGLFRGLLLVLLFALVLFLAVVAFTALTLLIGQPFYESLSEAVDRAEGGVVPESGLPLWRELWISARDSLRILVRVVLYGVLLFAAGFIPVVGQTVVPAIGFCVSGFFLTEELVAVALQRRRIDLKGRLTLLRGRRMLTLGFGVPLTLAFLIPVVAVFLMPGAVAGATLMARDLTEPETGPEPEPEPDAAGTVPAPDATLALGATVWPPAPGQEPQAPPRF
- a CDS encoding pyroglutamyl peptidase, which codes for MRLRSHTRAGLVLLTTAALALVVPAPSALAQARPVSGQQPPAAPAFTVEEARLDRAVPREILRRGGFDTVAPAFARALGGARSYAAAERVVVRQGQRLWQRAVDRAQGRGPARGDLSRDDDRPLYWARLGMTRELRAWEPGFAVSEAARTRLLGALERASRGQDSMTFAGASGGEDRHGRALKRIVMTGFDPFTLDRDVRISNPSGATALALDGTVVTTADGPARIETAVFPVRWDDFAAGTVEQALRGPLSRADVFTTVSQGRVGRIDVERFNGAWRGGFGDNENLSRTGLVPVADPASQPQWTTTSLPYAAILAAGTGRFPVYDNTSVTEIPAGGAAPVVRPGGPTPGSAARAGGGGDYLSNEIAYRATLLRDRLGRDIPGGHVHTPVLEFGPGNTDPATGTVTDPQFVRNRLDIVAQIRSIIVVAAGA
- a CDS encoding TetR/AcrR family transcriptional regulator — encoded protein: MARARSEERRADILRATLEVIAERGYRGTTLGGVAERVGLTQQGLLHYFPSKEALLVAVLEERDQWDTGGGGQGRRGWRLELLTSLVEYNAMRPGMVQTFSALLGESVSEGHPAREFFTHRYDQVRGNMAAVLRDEFGDRLPGGLTPERAAPLLTAVMDGLQYQWLLDPESVDMPGAFRDFLTLLRAGGPAPPS
- a CDS encoding glycoside hydrolase family 3 protein translates to MAGAPVTRADQARTAAVEAALGKLDLDAKARLLAGQDMWSLPALPEIGLASVVLSDGPVGVRGVRWTADDPSVALPSPTALAATWDPELARRAGRLLAQEARRKGVHVLLAPTVNLHRSPLGGRHFEAYSEDPYLTGEIGTGYVLGVQDGGVGTTVKHFVANDAETDRFTVDNIVAPRPLRELYLAPFETIVAQARPWGVMAAYNQVNGATMTEHRHLQQDVLRGEWGFDGLIVSDWLAARSTTGALLGGLDLAMPGPVTVYGEALAAAVRAGEVDEPAVDEAVRNVLRLAARVGALDGAPPVVTELPAPLDGDALAREVARRSFVLVRNEPAGDRPVLPLDPARPGTIALSGAAARDARILGGGSAVVFPHHVVPPLDGLTAALPEGALTYSLGADPSDELADADQGFTLTAVCRAEDGRVLGTSSVPGGRVQWAGSDLPDGVTHDTLHTVELTGRFVPRESGEHAFGTRGLGGFVLKVNGETLFDGVQGPGDAADPFEAFFGTPEERARAVLTAGEEVEVSLLHTVFPMPDDAPIKAVAFSLLHLGPRHDPDELIARAVEAARGADSAVVVVATTARVESEGFDRTSLRLPGRQDDLVRAVAAANPRTVVVVNTGSPVELPWREEVAAVLLTWFPGQEGGAALADVLLGAQEPGGRLPTTWPVSLADAPVTETTPTGGELRYDEGLFIGYRAWERAGTTPAYPFGHGLGYTDWEYETLSATPDEVRVRLRNSGARTGREVVQVYLAPTAGAAGAPERPARWLAGFASVEAAPGETVEVHVPLRRRAFEVWDEGTDAWAFVPGTYEVEAGHSVTDRRLTATIEARA
- a CDS encoding aldose epimerase family protein — encoded protein: MTAITEERVGTTDEGTPVQRWTLERAGTRVRLLTYGGVVQSVEVPDRHGTVADVVLGFPDVAGYLGSRGPYFGALVGRYANRIAGGAFTLDGVTYRLARNDGPNSLHGGERGFDRWVWDAERDGDGVRLSRVSPDGEEGFPGRLAVSATYALDADGALRIGYRAQTDAPTPVNLTNHTYWNLGGAGAGLATGHVLRIAAGRITPVDATGVPTGELSPVDGTRFDFREPRVVGPGYDHNYVLDEGPGGTGVAAELYDRVSGRVLTVTTTEPGMQLYTGDHFDGKPYGPGAGIALETQHFPDSPNRPSFPDTVLRPGGVFASTTVYGFGVR